In a single window of the Azospirillum thiophilum genome:
- a CDS encoding ATP-binding protein: protein MIAARILIVEDDRIVARDIQHQLARMGHVVVGMSASGEDAIRLAGCHRPDLVLMDIRLEGEMDGIEAARRIRDVHRIPIVFLTAYANDEVVQRASLTEPFGYLLKPFEEPQMRTVIQMALYKHASDAKLRMSERRYAATLASIRDGVILCDGQGRVDFMNRVAETMTGWTAADAAGQPLASVFVAVDEETQEPLEDFSTLVLRSPDFAPPERLSRLLPRGAVGDDSTTKPGVVATGAAAPGIVIEERCSAIIDDRGEVVGSILVFSDLTQRRQIAEALRKAQADLAHIGRLTMMGELAAAVAHEVNQPLMAIVTNAGTCLQHLSQPQPDLARTRIVVERIVRDAQRAGDVVRSIHALARRTPADPGWVDLSALIADTLALVRAELRRARVQVETDLPQGPPWVHGDRVQLQQLVLNLVMNAIEAMTAPAVTERRLRIATNCGDGRIRVRVEDTGVGIAETDVDAIFRALYTTKPDGLGMGLSISRSIVELHGGWLTAAPGPSGGSVFEFVLPVSPGGE, encoded by the coding sequence ATGATCGCGGCACGGATTCTGATCGTCGAAGACGACCGCATCGTCGCACGCGATATTCAGCATCAACTTGCCCGGATGGGTCATGTCGTCGTCGGGATGTCCGCCAGCGGCGAGGATGCGATCCGGCTCGCCGGCTGCCATCGGCCCGATCTCGTGCTGATGGACATCCGGCTGGAAGGGGAGATGGACGGGATCGAGGCCGCCCGCCGGATCCGCGACGTCCACCGCATCCCCATCGTCTTCCTCACCGCCTACGCCAATGACGAGGTCGTGCAGCGTGCCAGCCTGACGGAGCCCTTCGGCTATCTGCTGAAGCCGTTCGAGGAGCCGCAGATGCGCACCGTCATCCAGATGGCGCTGTACAAGCATGCCAGCGACGCGAAGCTGCGGATGAGCGAGCGGCGCTATGCCGCCACGCTCGCCAGCATCCGCGACGGCGTCATCCTGTGCGACGGCCAGGGCCGGGTCGATTTCATGAACCGGGTGGCGGAGACGATGACCGGCTGGACCGCGGCGGATGCGGCCGGGCAGCCGCTGGCCTCCGTCTTCGTCGCCGTCGACGAGGAAACGCAGGAGCCGCTGGAGGATTTCTCCACCCTCGTCCTGCGCAGCCCGGACTTCGCCCCGCCGGAACGGCTGTCCCGGCTGCTGCCCCGCGGCGCGGTCGGGGACGATTCCACCACGAAGCCGGGCGTCGTTGCGACCGGCGCCGCGGCTCCCGGTATCGTGATCGAGGAGCGCTGCTCCGCCATCATCGACGACCGCGGCGAAGTGGTCGGCTCCATCCTGGTGTTCAGCGACCTGACCCAGCGCCGGCAGATCGCCGAGGCGCTGCGCAAGGCCCAGGCCGACCTCGCCCATATCGGGCGCCTGACCATGATGGGGGAGCTGGCCGCGGCGGTCGCGCACGAGGTCAACCAGCCGCTGATGGCCATTGTCACCAACGCCGGCACCTGCCTCCAGCACCTGTCGCAACCGCAGCCGGACCTTGCCCGGACCCGGATCGTGGTGGAGCGGATCGTGCGCGACGCCCAGCGGGCCGGCGACGTGGTCCGCAGCATCCATGCGCTGGCCCGCCGCACCCCGGCCGATCCGGGCTGGGTCGACCTGAGCGCACTGATCGCCGACACGCTGGCGCTGGTGCGGGCGGAACTGCGCCGCGCCCGCGTCCAGGTGGAGACCGACCTGCCGCAGGGGCCGCCCTGGGTCCATGGCGACAGGGTTCAGTTGCAGCAGCTCGTGCTGAATCTCGTGATGAACGCCATCGAGGCGATGACCGCGCCGGCGGTGACGGAGCGGCGGTTGCGGATCGCCACCAACTGCGGGGATGGCCGCATCCGGGTCCGGGTCGAGGATACCGGGGTCGGCATCGCCGAAACGGATGTCGACGCCATCTTCCGGGCGCTCTACACCACCAAGCCGGACGGGCTGGGCATGGGCCTGTCGATCAGCCGCTCCATCGTGGAACTGCATGGCGGCTGGCTGACCGCGGCTCCCGGACCCTCGGGCGGGAGCGTGTTCGAATTCGTGCTGCCGGTGTCGCCCGGAGGGGAGTGA
- a CDS encoding AAA family ATPase — MESIADFPDTDFPGTDLPGLLRLTEAGSGNHRLDSDGETRLLRVMRPGQAFPILVRMAEPDGRTEAALDRLQREHALSRRLDPVWAAKPLDLLRHGEMPVLTMADPGGQPLSTLAVSTMPFRGRLALAVRLAGALAQLHRRGLLHGDLRPFNLLVGEDGAVRLTGFGRSRLLSGGLLSGGLSSGGLPLLAAPPADRPALLAYMAPEQSGRMNRPVDRRSDLYSLGVTLYELFTGELPFAARDATEWIHAHLARAPIPPAFHAPDLPQAVAGILLRLLAKTAEDRYQSADGLVRDLTHALQLWEVQGRIPPFPAGRRDLPEGLASPPALYGRDGPVAVLQAAFDRVAGHGRMGIVLVAGGSGEGKSAVVGALEEQVPPPRGLFAAGKFDQGKRDLPYASLAEAFHGLVSRLLALPAPHRERWRRALREAVGGNGAALTALIPNLALLIGEQAPVAPLPPQEAQNRFDLLVHRVVKVFARPDHPLVLFLDDLQWLDRATLDLLDRLVAGGGIGNLLLVGAYRSDEVGAGHPLAALLQRMRGAGPEIDREEIALSPLSLDDVRRMTADSLDRRPDEVAALAALLHERTGGNPFFTVQLLTALERSGHLWFDRAARRWDWNMAAVEAARSGGGIATLMTERLARFPAEARDLLARFAALGVRVRLSTLALAGGLPEPEAERILEPVVAEGLLLRTEDGYRFLHDRVQEGAYALEPAEARGALHLDIARALHRGFAADLSGERLFELVGQYDRCIPLIPEEPERAQVATLYLAAGHRAKEASAHGSALAYALGGLRLLEGGRWERRHRLAFALEHLQAECEFLSGDLQQAERRLLQLIGRAECPVDRAAITALLVTVYTAIDRSDRAIDSCLAYLRGVGIDWPAHPPAALAHGEYAQLRAAIGDRPIASLSALPAIGDPDGRATLDVLAAALPPAFFSDRNLVCLILCRMANLSLRNGRSDASALGFAYLGMMAGPCFGDYAAGYEFGRLGYDLAERQGRTRYRARVLMTFAYHVVPWTRDIRSERPLLLRAFEEAREAGDVTYGGFTSVTLVTSMLASGDPLATVQRTAETRLAYVRQVKFGLCTDILTTQLQFVRALRGRTDALHSFDGQGFDDAAFEARLLANPSLDIATCWHWIRTLQLRCIAGDMAGAVEAAERAEGLLWTTSGHWEMAEFHLHAALARAGVMDGAAPEERARHAAALARHRDQLRDWAGHSPDSFDARSALAGAEVARVEGRTEDAMRGYDRAVRAAQRSALPHVEALANECAAGFYRGFGMPTLELASIGAAADCYGRWGASAKVRQLAGRYPALALDAEEVAVPAPPRGFGGVDPASLLETLRTMSDQASVEQLTGTLLTLVLEHAGASRGLLILARGERLRVEAEATTGLYGVSVRLVQEDADRTALPHAILHGAIRDQGAVIVDDTRAAGPFSADPYFRDTEARSILCLPLVRRRRVVGLLHLENALATHAFTPDLVNVLTLLGAQAAASLETATLEEKEALLKEVHHRVKNNLQLVTSLLNLQAHRIEDKAVAALFADSRDRVRSMALVHENLYRLGNFARVPMREHLASVCAHLLRAYSRQAGAVRLETDLDDLSLDLDRAVPCGLIVNELVSNALKHAFPGGRGGVLRVALTADGRDCRLSVRDDGVGLPGDYDPDRMDTVGFQLVTDLTSQLHGAFSYSSKSGAEFIVTFPVKGRNRGIE, encoded by the coding sequence ATGGAATCCATCGCCGATTTTCCGGATACGGATTTTCCGGGCACCGACCTTCCGGGTCTCCTCCGCCTGACCGAGGCCGGGTCCGGCAACCACAGGCTGGACAGCGACGGGGAGACCCGGCTGCTGCGGGTGATGCGGCCGGGTCAGGCCTTTCCCATCCTGGTGCGGATGGCGGAGCCGGACGGCAGGACCGAAGCGGCTCTCGACCGGCTGCAACGGGAACATGCCCTGTCCCGCCGTCTGGATCCGGTGTGGGCGGCCAAGCCGCTCGACCTGCTGCGCCATGGCGAGATGCCGGTGCTGACCATGGCCGATCCGGGAGGGCAACCGCTGTCGACCCTGGCGGTATCGACGATGCCCTTCCGCGGGCGGCTGGCGCTGGCGGTCCGCCTGGCCGGGGCGTTGGCGCAGCTGCACCGGCGGGGGCTGCTGCATGGCGATCTCCGGCCGTTCAATTTGCTGGTCGGCGAGGACGGAGCGGTGCGGCTGACCGGTTTCGGGCGCTCCCGCCTGCTGTCCGGGGGCCTGCTGTCCGGTGGGCTGTCGTCCGGGGGCCTGCCGCTGCTGGCCGCTCCCCCGGCGGACCGGCCGGCGCTGCTCGCCTACATGGCTCCGGAGCAGTCGGGGCGGATGAACCGCCCGGTCGACCGGCGCAGCGACCTCTATTCCCTCGGCGTCACCCTCTACGAGCTGTTCACTGGGGAGCTGCCCTTCGCTGCGCGCGACGCGACGGAATGGATCCATGCCCATCTCGCCCGTGCGCCGATTCCGCCCGCCTTCCACGCTCCCGACCTGCCGCAGGCCGTCGCCGGCATCCTGCTGCGGCTGTTGGCCAAGACGGCGGAGGACCGTTACCAAAGTGCCGACGGCCTCGTCCGCGACCTGACCCACGCCTTGCAACTTTGGGAGGTCCAGGGGCGCATCCCGCCCTTTCCCGCCGGCCGGCGTGACCTGCCGGAAGGGCTCGCTTCCCCGCCGGCGCTCTATGGCCGTGACGGACCGGTGGCGGTTCTCCAGGCCGCCTTCGACCGCGTCGCCGGCCATGGCCGCATGGGAATCGTCCTGGTCGCCGGCGGGTCGGGCGAGGGCAAGTCGGCTGTCGTCGGCGCATTGGAGGAACAGGTGCCACCGCCGCGCGGCCTGTTTGCCGCCGGAAAGTTCGACCAGGGCAAGCGCGACCTTCCCTATGCCAGCCTGGCCGAGGCGTTCCATGGGCTGGTCAGCCGCCTGCTGGCGCTACCGGCTCCGCACCGCGAGCGCTGGCGGCGCGCGCTCCGCGAGGCGGTCGGCGGGAACGGTGCGGCGCTGACCGCGCTGATCCCCAACCTCGCCCTGCTGATCGGGGAGCAGGCGCCGGTGGCGCCGCTGCCGCCGCAGGAGGCGCAGAACCGCTTCGACCTGCTGGTCCACCGGGTCGTCAAGGTCTTCGCCCGTCCCGATCATCCGCTGGTCCTGTTCCTCGACGATCTGCAATGGCTGGATCGCGCCACGCTGGATCTGCTGGACCGGCTGGTGGCCGGCGGCGGCATCGGCAACCTGCTGCTGGTCGGCGCCTACCGCAGCGACGAGGTCGGGGCAGGGCATCCGCTGGCGGCGCTGCTGCAGCGGATGCGGGGCGCCGGGCCGGAGATCGACCGCGAGGAGATCGCGCTGTCCCCGCTGTCGCTCGACGACGTGCGGCGGATGACCGCCGACAGTCTCGACCGCCGGCCCGACGAGGTGGCGGCGCTCGCCGCCCTGCTGCATGAGCGGACCGGCGGCAACCCCTTCTTCACGGTGCAGTTGCTGACCGCGCTGGAACGCTCGGGCCACCTGTGGTTCGACCGCGCCGCCCGGCGCTGGGACTGGAACATGGCGGCGGTGGAGGCGGCACGGTCGGGCGGCGGCATCGCCACGCTGATGACCGAACGGCTGGCCCGCTTCCCGGCCGAGGCGCGCGACCTGCTGGCCCGGTTCGCCGCGCTCGGCGTCCGCGTCCGCCTGTCCACCTTGGCGCTCGCCGGCGGCCTGCCGGAGCCGGAGGCCGAGCGCATCCTCGAGCCGGTGGTGGCCGAAGGGCTGCTGCTGCGGACGGAGGACGGCTACCGCTTCCTTCACGACCGGGTCCAGGAGGGGGCCTACGCCCTGGAGCCGGCGGAGGCGCGCGGCGCGCTGCACCTCGACATCGCCCGCGCCCTGCATCGCGGCTTCGCCGCCGATCTCTCCGGCGAGCGGCTGTTCGAACTGGTGGGCCAGTACGACCGCTGCATCCCCCTGATCCCGGAGGAGCCGGAGCGGGCGCAGGTGGCGACACTCTATCTCGCCGCCGGCCACCGCGCCAAGGAGGCGAGCGCCCATGGCTCGGCGCTCGCCTATGCGCTCGGCGGCCTGCGCCTGCTCGAGGGCGGCCGGTGGGAGCGGCGGCACCGGCTGGCCTTCGCGCTGGAGCATCTCCAGGCGGAATGCGAGTTCCTGAGCGGCGACCTGCAACAGGCCGAACGGCGGCTTCTCCAGCTCATCGGGCGGGCGGAGTGCCCAGTCGACCGCGCCGCCATCACGGCGCTGCTGGTCACCGTCTACACCGCCATCGACCGCAGCGACCGTGCCATCGACTCCTGTCTGGCCTATCTGCGCGGCGTCGGCATCGATTGGCCGGCCCACCCGCCGGCCGCGCTGGCCCACGGCGAATACGCGCAGTTGCGCGCGGCCATCGGCGACCGGCCCATCGCGTCGCTGTCCGCCCTTCCCGCCATCGGCGATCCCGACGGCCGGGCGACGCTCGACGTGCTGGCCGCGGCCTTGCCGCCGGCCTTCTTCAGCGACCGCAACCTGGTCTGTCTGATCCTGTGCCGGATGGCGAACCTGTCGCTCCGGAACGGGCGCAGCGACGCCTCCGCCCTCGGCTTCGCCTATCTCGGCATGATGGCCGGCCCCTGTTTCGGCGATTACGCCGCCGGCTACGAGTTCGGCCGGCTCGGCTACGATCTGGCCGAGCGGCAGGGCCGGACGCGCTACCGGGCGCGGGTGCTGATGACCTTCGCCTACCATGTCGTGCCGTGGACCCGCGACATCCGCAGCGAGCGGCCCCTGCTGCTGCGGGCCTTCGAGGAGGCGCGGGAGGCCGGCGACGTCACCTATGGCGGCTTCACCAGCGTCACGCTGGTCACCAGCATGCTGGCGTCGGGCGACCCGCTGGCGACCGTCCAACGCACGGCGGAAACGCGGCTGGCCTATGTCCGGCAGGTGAAGTTCGGCCTGTGCACCGACATCCTGACCACCCAGCTGCAATTCGTCCGTGCGCTGCGCGGGCGGACCGACGCGCTTCACTCCTTCGACGGGCAGGGCTTCGACGATGCCGCCTTCGAGGCGCGTCTGCTCGCCAACCCCAGCCTTGACATCGCCACCTGCTGGCACTGGATCCGCACGCTTCAACTCCGCTGCATCGCCGGCGACATGGCCGGGGCGGTCGAGGCGGCCGAACGGGCCGAGGGGCTGCTGTGGACCACGTCGGGCCATTGGGAGATGGCGGAATTCCACCTGCATGCGGCACTCGCGCGGGCGGGGGTGATGGACGGTGCCGCTCCGGAGGAGCGCGCCCGCCACGCCGCGGCGCTGGCCCGGCACCGTGACCAGTTGCGCGACTGGGCAGGTCACAGCCCCGACAGCTTCGACGCCCGTTCCGCCCTGGCCGGGGCGGAGGTCGCGCGGGTCGAGGGGCGGACGGAGGACGCGATGCGCGGCTATGACCGCGCGGTGCGGGCGGCGCAGCGCAGCGCCCTGCCGCATGTCGAGGCGCTGGCCAACGAATGCGCCGCCGGCTTCTACCGCGGATTCGGCATGCCGACGCTGGAGCTGGCCTCCATCGGGGCTGCGGCGGACTGCTACGGCCGCTGGGGCGCGTCGGCCAAGGTCCGGCAGCTCGCCGGGCGTTATCCGGCCCTCGCCCTCGATGCGGAGGAGGTGGCGGTGCCGGCACCGCCGCGCGGCTTCGGCGGGGTCGATCCGGCATCGCTGCTGGAAACCCTGCGGACCATGTCCGACCAGGCGAGCGTCGAGCAGCTGACAGGCACCCTGCTGACCCTGGTGCTGGAGCATGCCGGGGCCAGCCGCGGCCTGCTGATCCTCGCCCGCGGCGAGCGGCTGCGGGTCGAGGCGGAGGCGACGACGGGGCTCTACGGCGTGTCCGTCCGCCTCGTGCAGGAGGATGCCGACCGCACCGCGCTGCCCCATGCCATCCTCCACGGCGCCATCCGCGACCAGGGGGCGGTGATCGTCGACGACACCCGCGCCGCCGGGCCGTTTTCCGCCGATCCCTATTTCCGCGATACCGAGGCGCGGTCCATCCTGTGCCTGCCGCTGGTCCGCCGCCGCCGCGTCGTCGGGCTGCTGCATCTGGAAAACGCGCTGGCGACCCACGCCTTCACCCCGGATCTGGTCAATGTGCTGACCCTGCTCGGCGCGCAGGCGGCGGCATCGCTGGAGACCGCGACGCTGGAGGAGAAGGAGGCACTGCTGAAGGAGGTCCATCACCGGGTCAAGAACAACCTGCAGCTGGTGACCAGCCTGCTCAACCTCCAGGCCCACCGGATCGAGGACAAGGCGGTGGCCGCCCTGTTCGCCGATAGCCGCGACCGCGTCCGGTCGATGGCGCTGGTGCACGAGAATCTCTACCGGCTCGGCAACTTCGCCCGCGTGCCGATGCGCGAGCATTTGGCATCGGTCTGCGCCCACCTGCTGCGCGCCTATTCCCGGCAGGCCGGGGCGGTCCGGCTGGAAACCGACCTGGACGACCTGTCGCTCGACCTCGACCGTGCGGTGCCCTGCGGCCTGATCGTCAACGAACTGGTCTCCAACGCGCTGAAGCACGCCTTTCCCGGCGGCCGGGGCGGGGTTCTGCGGGTCGCGCTGACCGCGGACGGACGGGACTGCCGCCTATCCGTTCGTGACGACGGCGTGGGCTTGCCCGGCGATTACGATCCCGATAGGATGGACACCGTGGGGTTTCAGCTCGTTACGGACTTGACCAGCCAACTGCACGGTGCCTTCAGCTACAGTTCCAAGTCGGGTGCAGAGTTCATCGTCACCTTTCCTGTGAAGGGACGAAATCGGGGAATTGAATGA
- the otnI gene encoding 2-oxo-tetronate isomerase encodes MPRFAANLTMMFTEWPFLDRFDAAADAGFRAVEYLFPYDHAPDAVAARLQRNGLTQALFNMPPGDWAAGERGLAALPGRFAELTAGVATALRYAEATGCRRLHLMAGLADPADPAARSRYRDAVLHAADALGGRGIDLMLEPINGRDMPGYFLNDFAAAERWIAGIGRPNVRLQFDLYHRQILHGDVSMALRRLIPLTGHVQIASVPARDEPDDGELNWPFLFAELDRLGYDGFVGCEYRPRGGTLDGLGWFAAHRDRQEPAG; translated from the coding sequence ATGCCCCGTTTCGCCGCCAACCTGACCATGATGTTCACGGAATGGCCGTTCCTCGACCGCTTCGACGCCGCTGCCGATGCCGGCTTCCGGGCCGTCGAGTATCTGTTCCCCTACGACCATGCGCCCGATGCCGTGGCTGCCCGGCTGCAGCGCAACGGCCTGACGCAGGCGCTGTTCAACATGCCGCCGGGCGACTGGGCGGCGGGGGAACGCGGACTGGCGGCGCTTCCCGGCCGCTTCGCCGAGCTGACGGCCGGCGTCGCGACCGCGCTGCGCTATGCCGAGGCCACCGGCTGCCGCCGGCTGCACCTGATGGCCGGGCTCGCCGACCCGGCCGATCCGGCGGCCCGTTCCCGCTACCGCGACGCCGTGCTCCACGCTGCCGATGCGCTGGGGGGACGCGGCATCGACCTGATGCTGGAGCCGATCAACGGCCGCGACATGCCCGGCTATTTCCTGAATGACTTCGCCGCCGCCGAACGCTGGATCGCCGGGATCGGCAGGCCCAATGTAAGGTTGCAGTTCGATCTCTACCACCGCCAGATCCTGCATGGCGATGTCTCCATGGCGCTGCGCCGGCTGATCCCGCTCACCGGCCATGTCCAAATCGCGTCGGTGCCCGCACGCGACGAGCCGGACGACGGAGAACTGAACTGGCCCTTCCTGTTCGCCGAGCTGGACCGGCTCGGCTATGACGGTTTCGTCGGCTGCGAATACCGTCCCCGCGGCGGCACCCTCGACGGGCTCGGCTGGTTCGCCGCCCATCGCGATCGGCAGGAACCCGCCGGATAA
- a CDS encoding sensor domain-containing diguanylate cyclase produces MGSQAAPPQSGDPDDGAGAWTWGEDGGRGGPLGALFAGNAAPILLIDPGADGAIVDANPKAAAFYGYSRERMRSLHVWDINVLGHAVLPAMHAIASWEGGHFPQRFRHRLADGSVRDVQVYAGPVVVAGRRLLLCIIHDITAVIEAEHFNRLLLESVQVGVCGIDRDGNFTFLNPVATRTFGFQHDSELIRGHIGAYLTGAGAEVEDWRTHPVGRVADGGEGVEALDCTLHRHDGSPFPARLTASPIHNDQGFVGVVVSFTDRSGETERDAQLSDLTNALPGAVFQAELLPDGRVRPTYFSAAAAALFGLPAASTPTDWPSLSPIMSRRRWAGLRRALRRAGRDGTAWEQEGTVGLAEKRWLLGRALPRSRPDGTVTFNGVLLDITERRRLEAELEQAAQIDPLTGLWNRRRFQQALDEAAAALRRNGRPYSLMLIDIDHFKRYNDTHGHQAGDEALRRVAATLAGHSRRLDGLARWGGEEFALLLPEAELDAAAVLAERLRRAVAALAGSGLPATISIGIGQAGIAEDADSLFRRVDAALYRAKAAGRNRVERA; encoded by the coding sequence CTCGGCGCGCTGTTCGCCGGCAATGCCGCCCCCATCCTGCTGATCGATCCCGGTGCCGATGGCGCGATCGTCGACGCCAACCCCAAGGCCGCCGCCTTCTATGGCTACAGCCGGGAGCGGATGCGCAGCCTGCATGTCTGGGACATCAACGTTCTCGGCCACGCGGTCCTGCCGGCGATGCATGCCATCGCCTCGTGGGAGGGCGGCCATTTTCCCCAGCGTTTCCGTCATCGTCTGGCCGACGGTTCGGTGCGTGACGTGCAGGTCTATGCCGGACCGGTCGTGGTCGCCGGGCGCCGGCTCCTGCTTTGCATCATCCACGACATCACCGCGGTGATCGAGGCGGAGCATTTCAACCGCCTGCTGCTGGAGAGTGTCCAGGTCGGCGTCTGCGGCATCGACCGCGACGGCAACTTCACCTTCTTGAACCCGGTCGCCACGCGGACCTTCGGTTTCCAGCACGACAGCGAACTGATCCGCGGCCATATCGGCGCCTACCTGACGGGGGCAGGGGCGGAGGTGGAGGACTGGCGGACCCATCCGGTCGGCCGCGTCGCCGATGGCGGAGAGGGGGTCGAGGCCCTGGACTGTACCCTGCACCGCCATGACGGGTCGCCCTTCCCGGCACGGCTCACGGCCAGCCCGATCCACAACGATCAGGGCTTCGTGGGGGTGGTCGTCAGCTTCACCGACCGCAGCGGCGAGACCGAGCGGGACGCCCAGCTGAGCGACCTGACCAATGCCCTGCCGGGCGCGGTCTTCCAGGCGGAGCTGCTTCCCGACGGCCGCGTGCGCCCGACCTATTTCAGTGCAGCCGCGGCGGCGCTGTTCGGACTGCCGGCCGCGTCGACACCCACCGACTGGCCGTCGCTGTCGCCGATCATGAGCCGCAGGCGGTGGGCCGGGCTGCGGCGCGCGCTGCGCCGGGCCGGGCGGGACGGGACGGCGTGGGAACAGGAAGGGACGGTGGGGCTGGCGGAAAAGCGCTGGCTGCTGGGGCGTGCCCTTCCCCGCAGCCGTCCCGACGGCACCGTGACCTTCAACGGCGTCCTGCTCGACATCACCGAGCGCCGGCGGCTGGAGGCGGAGCTGGAGCAGGCGGCCCAGATCGATCCGCTGACAGGGCTGTGGAACCGCCGCCGTTTCCAGCAGGCGCTCGACGAGGCTGCAGCAGCCTTGCGCCGCAACGGGCGCCCCTATTCCCTGATGCTGATCGATATCGATCACTTCAAGCGCTACAACGACACGCACGGTCATCAGGCCGGCGACGAAGCCCTGCGCCGGGTCGCCGCGACGCTGGCCGGCCATTCCCGGCGCCTGGACGGGCTGGCCCGCTGGGGTGGCGAGGAGTTCGCCCTGCTGCTGCCGGAAGCCGAGCTGGACGCCGCCGCCGTGCTGGCCGAAAGGCTGCGCCGCGCGGTGGCCGCCCTGGCCGGCTCCGGGCTGCCGGCCACCATCAGCATCGGCATCGGGCAGGCCGGCATCGCCGAGGACGCCGATTCGCTGTTCCGGCGGGTCGATGCCGCGCTCTATCGCGCCAAGGCGGCCGGCCGGAACCGCGTCGAGCGGGCATAG